A DNA window from Ipomoea triloba cultivar NCNSP0323 chromosome 10, ASM357664v1 contains the following coding sequences:
- the LOC116032674 gene encoding uncharacterized protein LOC116032674 isoform X1: MGFGMSWQISIRCVPYIENMVSIYKRLDAAFVANVSLSLSSAAGRSLEQSQHVNSFANFSVFLSFSTSLTSHFLLKSNEMLVAVCKYYVIVWRDVIVWRLNHKLNSRI, from the exons ATGGGCTTTGGAATGTCTTGGCAAATAAG CATAAGGTGTGTACCTTATATTGAAAATATGGTGTCTATTTACAAAAGATTGGATGCTGCATTTGTTGCCAATGTCtctttgtcattgtcttcag CTGCAGGAAGATCATTGGAGCAGTCTCAACATGTCAATTCATTTGCAAAT TTTTCAGTCTTTCTTTCGTTTTCAACAAG CTTGACTTCACACTTCCTCCTAAAGTCCAATGAAATGTTGGTGGCAGTATGCAAATACTACGTAATAGTTTGGAGAGATGTAATAGTTTGGAGATTGAATCATAAGTTAAATTCCAGAATTTAA
- the LOC116032674 gene encoding uncharacterized protein LOC116032674 isoform X3 has protein sequence MGFGMSWQIRCVPYIENMVSIYKRLDAAFVANVSLSLSSAAGRSLEQSQHVNSFANFSVFLSFSTSLTSHFLLKSNEMLVAVCKYYVIVWRDVIVWRLNHKLNSRI, from the exons ATGGGCTTTGGAATGTCTTGGCAAATAAG GTGTGTACCTTATATTGAAAATATGGTGTCTATTTACAAAAGATTGGATGCTGCATTTGTTGCCAATGTCtctttgtcattgtcttcag CTGCAGGAAGATCATTGGAGCAGTCTCAACATGTCAATTCATTTGCAAAT TTTTCAGTCTTTCTTTCGTTTTCAACAAG CTTGACTTCACACTTCCTCCTAAAGTCCAATGAAATGTTGGTGGCAGTATGCAAATACTACGTAATAGTTTGGAGAGATGTAATAGTTTGGAGATTGAATCATAAGTTAAATTCCAGAATTTAA
- the LOC116032674 gene encoding uncharacterized protein LOC116032674 isoform X4 produces MGFGMSWQIRCVPYIENMVSIYKRLDAAFVANVSLSLSSGRSLEQSQHVNSFANFSVFLSFSTSLTSHFLLKSNEMLVAVCKYYVIVWRDVIVWRLNHKLNSRI; encoded by the exons ATGGGCTTTGGAATGTCTTGGCAAATAAG GTGTGTACCTTATATTGAAAATATGGTGTCTATTTACAAAAGATTGGATGCTGCATTTGTTGCCAATGTCtctttgtcattgtcttcag GAAGATCATTGGAGCAGTCTCAACATGTCAATTCATTTGCAAAT TTTTCAGTCTTTCTTTCGTTTTCAACAAG CTTGACTTCACACTTCCTCCTAAAGTCCAATGAAATGTTGGTGGCAGTATGCAAATACTACGTAATAGTTTGGAGAGATGTAATAGTTTGGAGATTGAATCATAAGTTAAATTCCAGAATTTAA
- the LOC116032674 gene encoding uncharacterized protein LOC116032674 isoform X5, giving the protein MGFGMSWQISIRCVPYIENMVSIYKRLDAAFVANVSLSLSSEHSINCTSCRKIIGAVSTCQFICKFFSLSFVFNKLDFTLPPKVQ; this is encoded by the exons ATGGGCTTTGGAATGTCTTGGCAAATAAG CATAAGGTGTGTACCTTATATTGAAAATATGGTGTCTATTTACAAAAGATTGGATGCTGCATTTGTTGCCAATGTCtctttgtcattgtcttcag AGCATTCTATTAACTGTACCAGCTGCAGGAAGATCATTGGAGCAGTCTCAACATGTCAATTCATTTGCAAAT TTTTCAGTCTTTCTTTCGTTTTCAACAAG CTTGACTTCACACTTCCTCCTAAAGTCCAATGA
- the LOC116032674 gene encoding uncharacterized protein LOC116032674 isoform X6: MGFGMSWQIRCVPYIENMVSIYKRLDAAFVANVSLSLSSEHSINCTSCRKIIGAVSTCQFICKFFSLSFVFNKLDFTLPPKVQ, translated from the exons ATGGGCTTTGGAATGTCTTGGCAAATAAG GTGTGTACCTTATATTGAAAATATGGTGTCTATTTACAAAAGATTGGATGCTGCATTTGTTGCCAATGTCtctttgtcattgtcttcag AGCATTCTATTAACTGTACCAGCTGCAGGAAGATCATTGGAGCAGTCTCAACATGTCAATTCATTTGCAAAT TTTTCAGTCTTTCTTTCGTTTTCAACAAG CTTGACTTCACACTTCCTCCTAAAGTCCAATGA
- the LOC116032674 gene encoding uncharacterized protein LOC116032674 isoform X2 produces MGFGMSWQISIRCVPYIENMVSIYKRLDAAFVANVSLSLSSGRSLEQSQHVNSFANFSVFLSFSTSLTSHFLLKSNEMLVAVCKYYVIVWRDVIVWRLNHKLNSRI; encoded by the exons ATGGGCTTTGGAATGTCTTGGCAAATAAG CATAAGGTGTGTACCTTATATTGAAAATATGGTGTCTATTTACAAAAGATTGGATGCTGCATTTGTTGCCAATGTCtctttgtcattgtcttcag GAAGATCATTGGAGCAGTCTCAACATGTCAATTCATTTGCAAAT TTTTCAGTCTTTCTTTCGTTTTCAACAAG CTTGACTTCACACTTCCTCCTAAAGTCCAATGAAATGTTGGTGGCAGTATGCAAATACTACGTAATAGTTTGGAGAGATGTAATAGTTTGGAGATTGAATCATAAGTTAAATTCCAGAATTTAA